A genomic region of Xyrauchen texanus isolate HMW12.3.18 chromosome 29, RBS_HiC_50CHRs, whole genome shotgun sequence contains the following coding sequences:
- the LOC127623272 gene encoding repulsive guidance molecule A-like isoform X1: MHSKRERRALCRAGWMVMGKGAGPSALEVSEFLVVILCLFPAATLQCKILKCNSEFWASTSSSGPEEEFCTALRTYNNCVRRTARTCRGDLAYHSAQHGIEDLMSQHNCSKEGPTTQPRAWTPPPPAQPAPQPDIHIPSDGPEVCHYERSLPRHSATPNYTHCGFFGDPHLRTFSDDFQTCKVEGAWPLIHNKYLSVQVTNTPVVPGSSATATSKLTIIFKNFQECVDQKMYHAESDELPAAFADGSKNGGDRHGSNTLRVVEKVPGQQVEIQARYIGTTIVVRQVGRYLTFAVRMPEEVVNSVEDQDNQDLYLCLHGCPANQRIDFRTFRVRAAESHGLGRGRPGGPAHGFTYQSAMAKCKEHLPVEDLYFQSCVFDLLSSGDINFTLAAYYAFEDVKMLHSNKHKYHLFERDTIFNSVSKNIGFSFFVLFSLVTAKLLTDLCSIYL; encoded by the exons ATGCATTCGAAAAG GGAGAGGAGAGCGCTGTGCCGTGCTGGATGGATGGTTATGGGGAAAGGAGCAGGACCATCGGCGCTAGAAGTCAGCGAGTTCCTTGTGGTGATTCTCTGCCTGTTTCCAGCAG CAACTCTGCAGTGTAAGATCCTCAAGTGTAACTCTGAGTTCTGGGCCTCCACCTCCAGTTCTGGCCCAGAAGAGGAGTTCTGTACTGCTCTGCGAACATACAACAACTGTGTCCGACGCACTGCCCGTACATGTCGGGGCGACCTGGCCTACCATTCAGCCCAACATGGTATAGAGGATTTAATGAGCCAACACAACTGCTCAAAAGAAGGGCCCACTACCCAACCTCGTGCATGGACACCCCCTCCCCCAGCCCAACCAGCACCCCAACCAGACATCCACATTCCCTCAGATGGGCCAGAGGTGTGCCACTATGAGCGGAGTTTACCACGTCATTCCGCAACTCCCAATTACACTCATTGCGGCTTTTTTGGAGACCCACATCTTCGCACATTCAGCGATGACTTTCAGACCTGTAAAGTTGAGGGAGCCTGGCCACTGATTCACAATAAGTACCTGTCTGTGCAGGTTACGAACACTCCCGTTGTGCCTGGGTCTTCTGCTACGGCGACTAGCAAG CTAACAATCATCTTCAAGAACTTTCAGGAGTGTGTAGACCAGAAGATGTACCATGCAGAAAGTGATGAGCTTCCAGCTGCTTTTGCTGATGGTTCAAAGAATGGCGGTGACCGCCATGGGTCCAACACACTACGCGTTGTAGAAAAGGTCCCTGGACAACAGGTGGAGATCCAGGCACGCTATATTGGCACCACTATTGTAGTTCGGCAAGTTGGCCGCTACCTCACCTTTGCAGTGCGGATGCCTGAGGAAGTGGTGAATTCAGTGGAGGACCAGGACAACCAAGACCTTTACCTCTGCTTGCATGGTTGCCCTGCCAACCAGCGAATTGACTTCAGGACTTTCAGAGTACGGGCTGCAGAGAGCCATGGCTTAGGCAGGGGGCGGCCAGGCGGCCCTGCCCATGGCTTCACCTACCAGTCAGCCATGGCCAAGTGCAAAGAACATCTACCAGTCGAGGATTTGTATTTCCAGTCCTGTGTATTTGACCTGCTGTCTTCTGGGGACATCAACTTCACCCTGGCTGCCTACTATGCCTTTGAGGATGTTAAAATGCTCCATTCCAACAAGCACAAGTACCATCTCTTTGAAAGGGATACAATATTCAACTCTGTCTCCAAAAACATTGGTTTTAGCTTCTTTGTCCTTTTCAGCCTTGTTACCGCAAAGTTGTTGACTGACTTGTGTTCCATTTATCTGTAG
- the LOC127623272 gene encoding repulsive guidance molecule A-like isoform X2, with the protein MVMGKGAGPSALEVSEFLVVILCLFPAATLQCKILKCNSEFWASTSSSGPEEEFCTALRTYNNCVRRTARTCRGDLAYHSAQHGIEDLMSQHNCSKEGPTTQPRAWTPPPPAQPAPQPDIHIPSDGPEVCHYERSLPRHSATPNYTHCGFFGDPHLRTFSDDFQTCKVEGAWPLIHNKYLSVQVTNTPVVPGSSATATSKLTIIFKNFQECVDQKMYHAESDELPAAFADGSKNGGDRHGSNTLRVVEKVPGQQVEIQARYIGTTIVVRQVGRYLTFAVRMPEEVVNSVEDQDNQDLYLCLHGCPANQRIDFRTFRVRAAESHGLGRGRPGGPAHGFTYQSAMAKCKEHLPVEDLYFQSCVFDLLSSGDINFTLAAYYAFEDVKMLHSNKHKYHLFERDTIFNSVSKNIGFSFFVLFSLVTAKLLTDLCSIYL; encoded by the exons ATGGTTATGGGGAAAGGAGCAGGACCATCGGCGCTAGAAGTCAGCGAGTTCCTTGTGGTGATTCTCTGCCTGTTTCCAGCAG CAACTCTGCAGTGTAAGATCCTCAAGTGTAACTCTGAGTTCTGGGCCTCCACCTCCAGTTCTGGCCCAGAAGAGGAGTTCTGTACTGCTCTGCGAACATACAACAACTGTGTCCGACGCACTGCCCGTACATGTCGGGGCGACCTGGCCTACCATTCAGCCCAACATGGTATAGAGGATTTAATGAGCCAACACAACTGCTCAAAAGAAGGGCCCACTACCCAACCTCGTGCATGGACACCCCCTCCCCCAGCCCAACCAGCACCCCAACCAGACATCCACATTCCCTCAGATGGGCCAGAGGTGTGCCACTATGAGCGGAGTTTACCACGTCATTCCGCAACTCCCAATTACACTCATTGCGGCTTTTTTGGAGACCCACATCTTCGCACATTCAGCGATGACTTTCAGACCTGTAAAGTTGAGGGAGCCTGGCCACTGATTCACAATAAGTACCTGTCTGTGCAGGTTACGAACACTCCCGTTGTGCCTGGGTCTTCTGCTACGGCGACTAGCAAG CTAACAATCATCTTCAAGAACTTTCAGGAGTGTGTAGACCAGAAGATGTACCATGCAGAAAGTGATGAGCTTCCAGCTGCTTTTGCTGATGGTTCAAAGAATGGCGGTGACCGCCATGGGTCCAACACACTACGCGTTGTAGAAAAGGTCCCTGGACAACAGGTGGAGATCCAGGCACGCTATATTGGCACCACTATTGTAGTTCGGCAAGTTGGCCGCTACCTCACCTTTGCAGTGCGGATGCCTGAGGAAGTGGTGAATTCAGTGGAGGACCAGGACAACCAAGACCTTTACCTCTGCTTGCATGGTTGCCCTGCCAACCAGCGAATTGACTTCAGGACTTTCAGAGTACGGGCTGCAGAGAGCCATGGCTTAGGCAGGGGGCGGCCAGGCGGCCCTGCCCATGGCTTCACCTACCAGTCAGCCATGGCCAAGTGCAAAGAACATCTACCAGTCGAGGATTTGTATTTCCAGTCCTGTGTATTTGACCTGCTGTCTTCTGGGGACATCAACTTCACCCTGGCTGCCTACTATGCCTTTGAGGATGTTAAAATGCTCCATTCCAACAAGCACAAGTACCATCTCTTTGAAAGGGATACAATATTCAACTCTGTCTCCAAAAACATTGGTTTTAGCTTCTTTGTCCTTTTCAGCCTTGTTACCGCAAAGTTGTTGACTGACTTGTGTTCCATTTATCTGTAG